Proteins from one Atribacteraceae bacterium genomic window:
- a CDS encoding sugar ABC transporter permease, translating to MKREWISGYLFILPSVFLLAVLLIYPLLLTFNLSLYDVSLTATRFLGWGAYQRLLTSPMLYVVFRNSVVWTILVVFFQFWLGLGSALVLNRSFFGRTLVRGIVILPWVMPGVVAAMVWRLMYEPQLGLINHYLRVLGLIEKPVTWLSLPGLALYSVIVAAIWKGFPFSTLMYLAGLQTVPEELYEASEIDGAGEWKKFIHVTLPTMKPIIIITLLLTFIWTFNYFELVHVMTGGGPAETSHIFPTYIYTLGFRRFRFGDASRFAVLNFIFLLIFSLLYIRLSLRRESLE from the coding sequence ACATTCAACCTGAGCCTGTACGATGTCTCGCTTACGGCAACCCGGTTTTTGGGGTGGGGCGCTTACCAGAGACTGCTGACCTCCCCTATGCTCTACGTCGTTTTCCGCAACTCAGTGGTGTGGACGATTCTCGTTGTCTTCTTCCAGTTCTGGCTGGGTCTGGGGTCGGCCCTGGTATTGAACCGGTCTTTTTTCGGGCGGACCCTGGTGCGGGGGATCGTCATTTTGCCCTGGGTAATGCCCGGTGTAGTGGCGGCCATGGTTTGGCGCTTGATGTATGAACCGCAACTGGGTTTGATCAATCACTATCTGCGAGTTTTAGGTCTGATCGAGAAACCGGTTACCTGGCTGAGCCTCCCCGGCCTAGCCCTGTACTCGGTGATCGTGGCCGCCATATGGAAAGGTTTTCCCTTTTCGACGCTGATGTACCTGGCTGGGCTCCAAACCGTTCCGGAAGAACTCTACGAAGCCTCAGAAATCGATGGAGCGGGGGAGTGGAAAAAGTTTATTCACGTGACGCTTCCCACCATGAAACCGATCATAATCATTACCTTGCTGTTGACCTTCATCTGGACTTTCAATTACTTCGAACTGGTCCATGTAATGACCGGAGGCGGCCCGGCTGAAACCAGCCACATTTTCCCCACCTATATCTATACATTGGGCTTCCGGCGCTTCCGTTTTGGAGACGCTTCCCGTTTCGCAGTTCTCAATTTTATCTTTCTCTTGATCTTCAGCTTGCTCTATATCCGCCTGAGCCTGCGCAGGGAGAGCCTGGAATGA